The nucleotide window CCTGCGGGGCTTCGGATGAGCAGGTGGAAGTGATTCGGCATCAAGGAATAGGCGTGAACCTCTACCCCTGTCCGGGAAACGGACCGATGGGTGTGATCCAGGAACCGCTGACAGTCCTCTGGACGCCTGAAGATTGGGGCGCGTCGTGCACCACGGTGCATCACGTGGTGCCAGGCGCCCGGGAAATCGATCCGTGGGGGGCGGGCCATCCGAGCCGCGCCTGCAAGCATCCCGCCAAGTGTCAATTGTCGGGGTCTGACCCCATCGGGGAGCAAGCGGGGGAGCCGCGAGCCGCTAGCCACGAGCCGGCCAGCCACCAGCCGCGAAGGATGGTGTCCGTTAGGCCCGGAGAACGCCCTGTAACAGTGCGTGGCACCTATCCGCGCACCTATCCGCGCCTAACCCGGGAAAAGACGGGAACGGAGACGGTGACGGGAACGGGAACGGAGAGGTTCCCGGGGCGGAGGTCCGTCGCCATCACCGTCCCCGTTACCGTCTCCGGTTTTTCCTCGGGCTCGACGCCTAGCTCGGATCGACGGGGATCTGACTGATCTGCGGCACGGCCACCGCGCCGGTGCCGGTCCGCGTGGCGTTGTCGATGAAGGAGCAGCTGTCCGCCACGAAGGCGACGTTGGACTCGTAGTCCGCGGGGACGGTGGCGCCGGTCTCGATGGCGGTGCCGCCGGTGACGTGGATGCCCACGGTGTTCTCCCGCACCTCGACCCAGGAGAGGCGGGCGGCGGCGGTGAGGACCTTCACCCCGATGGCCTCGTTGTTCTGGATGACGCTGCGGCTGAGGGTGGCCCGGACGTTCGACCAGAGGACGACGCCGTCGGCGATGCCCTCGGAGGAGGGGTGGCTGTCGCGGACGAGGGTCTGGTCCACGAAGAGGAGGGTGCCGGGGAAGGCGGCGGCGACCCCGGCGACCTTGTTGCGGGCGACCTCCGAGCGCAGCAGGTCGAGGCTGGCGCCGTCCTGGGCCGCGACGCCGATCCCCTGGATCAGCCCCTCGGGGTAGCCGAAGAGCGAGTCGGAGAGGGAGAGGCGAGTGTCCACGCCCTGAGCCCAGGCGCCGAAGCCGTCGTTCTTCACCGAGGCCAGGGAGGAGACGGAGGCGGCGGCCTTCACCTGCACCGCCAGCCCATAGGCCTCGTACCCGCGACCGGGCCGGGTCTCCTTGATGGTCGAGTCGGCGAGGGAGAGCTGCGCGCCCTGGCTGGAGACGAGCACGCCGGTGGTGGAGTTGCGGGCGAAGGTGGTCCGGCTGACCGTGGCCGTGCCGTCGAGGTAGACCACCAGCCCCAGGCCGGCCTGGTCGCCCACCGGATCGTGGACGGTGTCGGCGACCACGCTGTCCTCGAGGACGAGGGAGGCCGGCTCGTCGCCGCCCTCGGCCCGGGTCACCCGCACGCCGATGTGCTCGTTGCCGCGGATCAGGCAGCGGCGGCAGGTGGCGTTGCCGCCGTCGTGGACGTCGAAGCCCATCGGGATGCCGCCCATGTCGGGGCGCGCCGTCGGACTCGAGGGGATCGTGCCCTCGACGATCAGCCCGTCGAAGGTGGCGGAGGCGCCGTTCTCCATCACGATCACGCCGCGGGTGCGGTTGTCGAGGATCGCGCCGTCCGAGACCGTGGCCTGCGCCGCGTCGACCACCCAGAGGCCCTGCCCGGACTCGCCCAGGGAGGAGGGCCGGGTGTCGCGGATCATCAGCCCGTCGATCGTCGCGTTGGCGCCGGCGCCGGCGACGACCACCGCGGCCTCGGCGGCTTCGAAGATGGCGAGGTCGGTCGCGGTGACGGTGGGGCCCTGCTGCACCATCAGCGCCCGGGTGCCCCCGGGCTGGGGCGTCGTGGGGTTGTGGCGCAGGGTCACCCGCTCGAGGTCGAGGGTGGTGCGGGTGTCCATGGCGAAGATCCCCATCACCGCCGAGCGCGCGATGGTGCTGTCGACGAGGGTGAGGCTCGCGCCGAAGTCGACCTGGGCGCCGATGCCGAAGGCGCCGGCGCCGTTGGGCAGGGTGTCGCGCACGACCGTGTTCTCGGCGCGCACCTCAGTGCCGGGGCTCGAGGCGTAGAGGCCCAGGGTGTGGCTCCCGGCCACCAGGCTGCCCCGCAGGAGCGCGGTCGCGCCGCTCTGCACGTGGACGCCGTGGCCGGTGCGGCCGCCGGTGTCGGTGGTGGTGTTCCAGATGATCGAGTCGACGATCTCCAGGGAGGCGCCGCCGGTGGCGAAGAGGCCGGTGCCCAGGTTGTCGACGAGCTCGCTCTCCTCCAGGACGATCCGCCCGCCGGGCTCGGCGCTGCCGCCCCAGCCGTGGGTCTTGCCGGCGCTCGGGCGGGTGCCGCGCACGACGCTGCGCCGCAGGACGATCTCGCTGCCGGCGTCGGCGGCGTAGAGGCCGAGGTCCTGGTTCGCCTCGATGAGCACCTCGGTCAGCACCATCTGCCCCTGCTGCAGCACCGCCGCCCCGAGGAGGTGGCCGGTGAAGGTGATCCCCTCGATGTCGATCTTGCCGTCGAACATCAGGGCGCCGGGCTGGGTGCTGCCCGGGACCACGTCGAGGATCACCTCCTCGGCGCACTTCCCGACGATCTTCACCCCGGGGTAGGCGGAGATCTCGTCGACGTAGGTGCCCGGGTAGATCGCCACCAAGTCCCCGCCGCGCGCCTGGGCCAAGGCGTCGTTCAGCACCCGGTAGTGGGAGGCGTCGAGCTCGGGATCGGTGAAGGCGGCGTTCACGTGGAAGGTGGTGTCCGCCGGCGGGAAGGCCGCGCTGCAGTCGCCGATGGGGACGCAGCCCCGGCCGTCGAGGGTGGCCCGGGTGGCGCCGGTGCAGGGGGCCGCCGGGGCCAGGTCGACGCAGCCCCAGCCGCCGGGGTCGGCGCCGAGGGGCGGGGCGCAGGTGGTGTGGCCCACCGGCACGCAGGCGGTCTCGCCGAGGGCGGGGCGGGTGCCGGGGTCGCAGGGGCCGGCGGGCAGCACCGGCTCGCAGCCCCAGCCGTCGGCGACGGTCTGGAAGCCCGCGGCGCAGGCG belongs to Deltaproteobacteria bacterium and includes:
- a CDS encoding right-handed parallel beta-helix repeat-containing protein; this translates as MTKNASLPLAVFLFTALPLVAACPKGGGGGGLDCVDGFVEDPQYEVCVAVLPAEDCPAGTRAQVGQADCLPVGNVACAAGFQTVADGWGCEPVLPAGPCDPGTRPALGETACVPVGHTTCAPPLGADPGGWGCVDLAPAAPCTGATRATLDGRGCVPIGDCSAAFPPADTTFHVNAAFTDPELDASHYRVLNDALAQARGGDLVAIYPGTYVDEISAYPGVKIVGKCAEEVILDVVPGSTQPGALMFDGKIDIEGITFTGHLLGAAVLQQGQMVLTEVLIEANQDLGLYAADAGSEIVLRRSVVRGTRPSAGKTHGWGGSAEPGGRIVLEESELVDNLGTGLFATGGASLEIVDSIIWNTTTDTGGRTGHGVHVQSGATALLRGSLVAGSHTLGLYASSPGTEVRAENTVVRDTLPNGAGAFGIGAQVDFGASLTLVDSTIARSAVMGIFAMDTRTTLDLERVTLRHNPTTPQPGGTRALMVQQGPTVTATDLAIFEAAEAAVVVAGAGANATIDGLMIRDTRPSSLGESGQGLWVVDAAQATVSDGAILDNRTRGVIVMENGASATFDGLIVEGTIPSSPTARPDMGGIPMGFDVHDGGNATCRRCLIRGNEHIGVRVTRAEGGDEPASLVLEDSVVADTVHDPVGDQAGLGLVVYLDGTATVSRTTFARNSTTGVLVSSQGAQLSLADSTIKETRPGRGYEAYGLAVQVKAAASVSSLASVKNDGFGAWAQGVDTRLSLSDSLFGYPEGLIQGIGVAAQDGASLDLLRSEVARNKVAGVAAAFPGTLLFVDQTLVRDSHPSSEGIADGVVLWSNVRATLSRSVIQNNEAIGVKVLTAAARLSWVEVRENTVGIHVTGGTAIETGATVPADYESNVAFVADSCSFIDNATRTGTGAVAVPQISQIPVDPS